The Fusarium musae strain F31 chromosome 10, whole genome shotgun sequence genome window below encodes:
- a CDS encoding hypothetical protein (EggNog:ENOG41), with amino-acid sequence MEEHARQPSPKPVQPVSRKRVAPVISVLTLCLFVNLSMSLYQLPSNRLIERRLCVDYYVKNDPSKIQPGGSVDEKLCKIREIEKDLGRIQGAMETLWVAGVGSFDTLLPTKAIAVGPVLSVLGGDCVFNSLTYGLVSNLTDDHVQRAIYFGYMSSVSYVVALLGPALASSTMTLSLWLPFWIGIVLLSLAIPTIQMLPTHGNTDKVTDGDDESQHEPLLSSPRIKAQSHHEPLLQSVIDRLHTIKTIIVSHPKNFSLLLFSFMLTSVASSDTKLLVQYISARYEWTFASAGYLLSGKAIVNFSLLTIVIPRLLRSARQVRHEDMVEEADKSNIRNAMYCLIASVFGALGIALASSIWMLIPSMFVYALGSALPIFTLSLLKSPVISPPHSSDSSDPEPHIFSIVMLVKTVGSLLGAPLMAALWVRGLGIGGMALGMPFFVSQACYAVAIWVFVNIEVDRDVLAATERRRCSRD; translated from the exons ATGGAGGAGCACGCGCGTCAGCCTAGCCCCAAGCCGGTGCAGCCGGTATCTCGCAAACGCGTCGCGCCGGTAATCTCCGTGCTAACCCTATGCCTCTTTGTCAACCTGTCAATGAGCCTCTATCAACTCCCCTCTAATCGATTGATCGAGAGACGTCTTTGCGTAGACTACTACGTCAAGAATGATCCGTCGAAAATCCAGCCTGGTGGCAGCGTTGATGAAAAGCTCTGCAAGATTCGCGAGATAGAGAAAGACCTGGGTCGGATTCAGGGCGCGATGGAGACGCTTTGGGTGGCCGGAG TCGGCTCTTTTGACACCCTACTCCCAACTAAGGCCATCGCGGTCGGCCCCGTGCTTTCAGTCCTTGGCGGAGATTGCGTCTTTAACTCTCTTACCTACGGCCTTGTCTCGAATTTAACCGACGACCATGTTCAAAGAGCAATTTACTTCGGATACATGAGCTCGGTGTCTTACGTCGTGGCCTTACTTGGGCCTGCACTAGCTTCATCTACCATGACCTTATCGCTATGGCTACCGTTCTGGATCGGCATAGTCCTGCTCTCATTGGCTATCCCAACCATACAGATGCTACCCACGCATGGAAATACCGACAAAGTAaccgatggcgatgatgagagcCAGCATGAACCTCTCCTCTCATCCCCTCGTATCAAAGCCCAATCCCATCATGAGCCGCTACTTCAGTCTGTCATTGACCGTCTTCATACAATCAAAACCATCATCGTCAGCCACCCAAAGAACTTCAGCTTGTTGCTATTCAGCTTCATGCTTACATCTGTTGCAAGCTCAGACACAAAGCTTCTTGTTCAGTATATATCTGCACGTTACGAGTGGACATTTGCTTCCGCTGGGTATCTCTTATCTGGGAAAGCAATCGTCAACTTCTCGTTACTCACCATCGTTATTCCCAGGCTTTTGCGATCTGCACGTCAGGTGCGACATGAAGACATGGTTGAGGAAGCGGATAAGTCAAATATTCGGAACGCTATGTACTGTCTTATCGCATCTGTGTTTGGCGCCTTGGGCATTGCCCTTGCCAGCAGTATTTGGATGTTAATCCCCTCCATGTTTGTCTACGCCCTTGGCTCTGCCCTCCCTATATTCACCTTATCCCTTCTCAAATCTCCAGTCATATCGCCGCCTCATTCTTCCGACTCTTCCGATCCTGAACCTCACATCTTCTCCATTGTCATGCTGGTAAAGACAGTTGGTTCGCTTTTAGGGGCGCCTTTGATGGCAGCGCTCTGGGTCCGTGGTCTTGGGATTGGCGGAATGGCTCTCGGTATGCCGTTCTTCGTCAGCCAGGCATGTTATGCTGTGGCCATTTGGGTTTTTGTAAACATAGAAGTAGACCGTGATGTATTAGCTGCTACCGAGCGGAGGAGATGCAGCCGAGACTAG
- a CDS encoding hypothetical protein (CAZy:PL3), which produces MQYRVIMAVTLAIGAYAAPAPLITGAPSLSRRQDSEGGSGGSGGSSVLDAPMTIAAGESFDGGNAIFDRGVSCTGQEEGGDSDAVFILEKGATLSNVRIGPNQIEGVHCNGGCTLNNVVWDAVCEDAFSIKKQEDGETTTINGGGATGAEDKVIQHNGGGTVIIKDFVVSHFGKLYRSCGNCKEMPARHVEISGGSASDGKILVGINPNMGDTAKISGIQLTDVPKECITFEGVTDGSEPKEVGTCDGSGSGSGSGTGSGESTEAPATPTTPAEGSETPAASEVADPVETSTDGSQGDDQSGDNDDSDDDNKDDNSADENKDEQSDNENQDQDSESENKQTQPSQPNFNFGSGGFGGF; this is translated from the exons ATGCAGTACCGTGTGATCATGGCGGTCACTCTGGCCATTGGTGCCTATGCCGCTCCCGCTCCCCTCATCACTGGTGCCCCATCTCTCTCTCGTCGTCAGGATAGCGAGGGTGGTTCTGGTGGTTCTGGTGGAAGCAGTGTTCTCGACGCTCCCATGACCATCGCTGCCGGCGAATCATTCGACGGTGGCAATGCTATCTTCGACCGTGGTGTTTCTTGCACAGGTCAGGAGGAGGGCGGCGACTCTGAtgccgtcttcatcctcgagaaGGGCGCCACTCTTTCCAACGTCCGCATTG GTCCCAACCAGATCGAGGGTGTTCACTGCAACGGTGGCTGCACTCTTAACAACGTCGTATGGGACGCCGTCTGCGAGGATGCTTTCTCTATTAAGAAGCAGGAAGATGGTGAGACCACTACCATCAACGGTGGCGGCGCTACCGGCGCCGAGGACAAGGTCATCCAGCACAACGGTGGAGGTACCGTTATCATCAAGGACTTTGTGGTCTCCCACTTTGGCAAGCTCTACCGCAGCTGCGGTAACTGCAAGGAGATGCCCGCTCGCCACGTCGAGATCTCTGGTGGTTCTGCCAGCGATGGAAAGATCCTTGTCGGCATCAACCCTAACATGGGCGACACCGCAAAGATCTCCGGCATCCAACTCACCGACGTTCCCAAGGAGTGTATCACTTTCGAGGGTGTCACAGACGGCAGTGAGCCCAAGGAGGTTGGCACTTGCGACGGCTCAGGCTCCGGTTCTGGCTCAGGCACAGGCTCTGGAGAATCTACTGAGGCCCCTGCTACCCCTACTACTCCTGCCGAAGGCTCTGAGACCCCTGCCGCATCTGAGGTTGCTGACCCTGTTGAGACTTCTACTGATGGCTCTCAGGGTGACGACCAATCTGGCGACAACGATGATTCTGATGATGACAACAAGGACGACAACTCTGCCGACGAGAACAAGGATGAGCAGTCCGACAACGAGAACCAGGACCAAGACTCTGAGTCTGAGAACAAGCAGAcccagccttctcagcccAACTTCAACTTTGGAAGTGGTGGCTTCGGTGGTTTCTAA
- a CDS encoding hypothetical protein (EggNog:ENOG41~CAZy:GH76): protein MGALQKGAAGLVLFLAQVAPVQSMKLDSKDGILDASKGLAGDLISFYKGNETGQTPGLLPERTMGTDGYYWYQSGAFMGSYVDYWQLTGDKTYNTLVTEGIQWQVGKGKDFMPANNTASIGNDDQSIWAFAALTAAEYGYPEPSEGQPQWLDLAIAVWEEQRARWDTEVEQKTCNGGLRWQIMMTNAGFDYKSTLANVLFFNLGARLARLTSNDTYAEYASKTWDWLETSQLIDKETWAVYDGAQATKATKNCSNINQIQWSANSAGLTMGAAYMYNFTEGSDEWRERTENLSSATLKTFFQKNGDFNEVACENSKGKCPRDIVMYKGFTHRWLAVATQVAPFTSSSVLPVLRKSAEGLKADGNGDDAMEQTFSNFVAVSNLLIDDSSAPGHQNETNKADKAEDSPSSTSSPASKSSSAEAEGNSAIKLAGSGSFLAFSVLMMALQWIL from the exons ATGGGTGCACTCCAGAAAGGTGCTGCTGGCCTTGTGCTGTTTTTGGCACAGGTTGCGCCTGTGCAGTCTATGAAGCTTGACAGCAAGGATGGCATCTTAGACGCGTCCAAGGGTCTTGCTGGGGATCTCATCAGTTTCTACAAAGGCAACGAGACTGGTCAAACCCCTGGTCTGCTTCCTGAAAGGACTATGGGTACAGATGGTTATTATTGGTACCAGTCGGGTGCTTTCATGGGGTCTTATGTCGACTATTGGCAGTTGACAGGCGACAAGACCTACAACACGCTCGTTACGGAGGGTATCCAATGGCAGGTTGGCAAAGGAAAGGATTTCATGCCAGCTAACAACACAGCGAGTATTGGTAACGATGATCAGTCCATTTGGGCATTTGCTGCCCTTACAGCCGCCGAATATGGCTATCCCGAACCCTCCGAGGGTCAACCTCAGTGGCTCGACCTTGCCATTGCAGTCTGGGAAGAGCAGCGTGCGAGATGGGACACAGAAGTTGAGCAGAAGACCTGCAATGGCGGTCTTCGATGGCAAATCATGATGACCAACGCTGGTTTTGATTACAAGTCGA CACTCGCCAatgttctcttcttcaatcttGGTGCTCGTCTCGCCAGACTCACATCCAACGACACATACGCCGAGTATGCCTCAAAGACTTGGGACTGGCTCGAGACCAGTCAGCTCATCGACAAAGAGACCTGGGCAGTCTATGATGGTGCTCAAGCTACAAAGGCTACTAAGAACTGCTCCAACATCAACCAGATCCAGTGGTCAGCCAATTCAGCAGGGTTGACCATGGGTGCTGCATATATGTACAACTTT ACCGAGGGATCAGACGAGTGGAGGGAACGTACCGAGAACCTCTCATCAGCAACCTTGAAGACATTCTTCCAAAAGAATGGAGACTTCAACGAGGTTGCATGTGAGAATAGCAAAGGGAAATGCCCTCGCGACATCGTTATGTACAAGGGCTTCACGCACCGATGGCTTGCAGTGGCCACGCAGGTCGCCCCCTTCACATCCAGTTCCGTACTCCCTGTCCTTCGAAAGTCGGCAGAGGGTCTGAAGGCAGATGGAAACGGTGACGATGCCATGGAACAGACGTTCTCCAACTTTGTTGCTGTTTCCAATCTGTTGATCGACGACTCCTCTGCTCCTGGTCATCAGAATGAGACCAACAAGGCGGACAAGGCGGAAGACTCTCCATCTTCGACTTCTAGTCCTGCTTCCAAGTCATCGtctgctgaagctgagggtAATTCCGCCATTAAGCTTGCAGGCTCAGGCAGCTTCCTGGCTTTTTCCGTTCTTATGATGGCTTTGCAATGGATTCTGTAG